GCAGCTTTTTCATACCCTTCCAATCTTTCATCATAAAGTTTTTTAGCCTTTTTAGGATCTTGAAAGAGAGGTCTTTTTTTCAACTTTTTCTTTGCATTGTGAGCATTTAAAATTCTATTTAGTATCCACTCAAAATCTGCTTTTAGATAGACCACTGTTCCAATCTCTTTTAAATTATTTACCTTGTAAAAACCACCACCTGTTGATATAACAGCATTTTTAACACTGTTTGCTAGCCAATCAGCAGTTTTTTGTTCAAGAGCTCTAAATGCATCTTCTCCAGCAGTTGCAAATATCTTTTTTATCTTAGTATTTGTATAGCTTTCTATCATATCATCTGTATCGAGTGTATAAAAAGATGTGTTTTGTCTTACTATCTCTCTAGCAAGTGCACCTTTTCCAACACCCATAAACCCGATTAAAACGATATTGTTATTTTTATGCTTCATATTCTTATCCTAATTTTTTACCAAATTTTACTAAAATCAAACTCTTTTAAATCATCACATTTATCTATCTTGAATTTAAACCTTTCATCACTAAAATCTCCAGCTTTTATATATTTACCATCTTTTAATTCATAAACTTTTGCTACTTCATCATCAGGGTTTACAATGCAGTAGTACTTTACACCTTCTTTTTCATAAAGCTCAAATTTTACAGTTAAATCTTTTTTAGCAGTTGATTTAGAAAGAATCT
The genomic region above belongs to Hydrogenimonas thermophila and contains:
- a CDS encoding shikimate kinase, whose translation is MKHKNNNIVLIGFMGVGKGALAREIVRQNTSFYTLDTDDMIESYTNTKIKKIFATAGEDAFRALEQKTADWLANSVKNAVISTGGGFYKVNNLKEIGTVVYLKADFEWILNRILNAHNAKKKLKKRPLFQDPKKAKKLYDERLEGYEKAADIIMDVSSDEFSKIVEKILKATL